Proteins encoded by one window of Streptomyces clavuligerus:
- a CDS encoding aldose 1-epimerase, with protein sequence MNSSEENVRLTAGDVELTVAPRHGCRIESLAIGGTELLRQGERYGCFPMAPWCGRIENGVFRDGADRYQMPLNAAPHAIHGTVRDQPWRTARHTATEAAFTCELAEPWPYPGRATQVVELGEDSLTLRMGIEATENSFPAQAGWHPWFRRVLGDSEVRIDFDPAWQEERGGDHLPTGRRIDPLPGPWDDCFGMPDGVRVTLTWPGRLELTVTGRTEWVVIYDEQPEAVCVEPQSGPPNGLNTLPRLVTPIDPLEIETTWTWRRL encoded by the coding sequence GTGAACAGCAGCGAAGAGAACGTCCGGCTGACCGCCGGCGATGTGGAGTTGACCGTCGCCCCGCGCCACGGCTGCCGTATCGAGAGCCTGGCCATCGGCGGCACCGAACTCCTCCGCCAGGGTGAGCGGTACGGCTGCTTCCCGATGGCCCCCTGGTGCGGCCGGATCGAGAACGGTGTCTTCCGCGACGGTGCCGACCGCTATCAGATGCCGCTCAACGCGGCGCCGCACGCCATCCACGGCACCGTCCGGGACCAGCCCTGGCGCACCGCCCGGCACACGGCCACCGAGGCGGCCTTCACCTGCGAGCTGGCCGAGCCCTGGCCGTACCCCGGCCGGGCCACCCAGGTGGTGGAGCTGGGGGAGGACTCGCTGACGCTCCGGATGGGCATCGAGGCGACGGAGAACTCCTTCCCCGCACAGGCGGGCTGGCACCCCTGGTTCCGGCGCGTCCTCGGCGACAGCGAGGTACGGATCGACTTCGACCCCGCCTGGCAGGAGGAGCGCGGCGGGGACCATCTGCCGACCGGCCGCCGGATCGATCCGCTGCCCGGCCCCTGGGACGACTGCTTCGGCATGCCCGACGGGGTGCGAGTGACGCTCACCTGGCCCGGACGGCTGGAGCTGACCGTGACCGGCCGTACCGAGTGGGTGGTGATCTACGACGAGCAGCCGGAGGCGGTCTGCGTGGAGCCCCAGTCGGGTCCGCCCAACGGCC